The following coding sequences are from one Ramlibacter henchirensis window:
- a CDS encoding DUF4136 domain-containing protein has protein sequence MKRSFLRSVALAALAAIALVLSGCSGRYLLENNVQSFSGIPQLPTNPTYTFERLPSQANQPAQTQLEALADPALFRAGLRRDDGAPRYAVQVSARVLRVLSPWADPYDPWGWGWGGWGPGFHRGRHIGLGMGWGGPFWPRSEQPWYQREVGVIVRDKSTNQIVYESRAASDGPWLDNSVVLPAMFDAALQGFPNPPQGVRRVNIQIGGETKQAAAPAAAQPAPTPAAAPAAAPTR, from the coding sequence ATGAAGCGCTCCTTCCTGCGCTCCGTCGCCCTCGCCGCGTTGGCGGCGATCGCGCTCGTGCTGTCGGGCTGTTCCGGCCGTTACCTGCTGGAGAACAACGTGCAGTCGTTCTCCGGCATCCCGCAGCTGCCGACCAATCCCACCTACACCTTCGAGCGCCTGCCTTCGCAGGCCAACCAGCCCGCGCAAACCCAGCTCGAGGCGCTGGCGGATCCAGCACTGTTCCGGGCCGGCTTGCGCCGCGACGACGGCGCCCCGCGCTATGCCGTTCAGGTGTCGGCCCGCGTGCTGCGCGTGCTGTCCCCCTGGGCCGATCCGTACGATCCGTGGGGCTGGGGCTGGGGTGGCTGGGGGCCCGGCTTCCACCGTGGGCGGCATATCGGCCTGGGCATGGGTTGGGGCGGGCCGTTCTGGCCGCGCTCGGAGCAGCCGTGGTACCAGCGCGAGGTGGGCGTGATCGTGCGGGACAAGTCGACCAACCAGATCGTGTACGAAAGCCGCGCCGCGAGCGACGGTCCCTGGCTCGACAACAGCGTCGTCCTGCCCGCGATGTTCGATGCGGCCCTGCAGGGCTTTCCCAATCCGCCGCAGGGCGTGCGCCGCGTGAACATCCAGATCGGCGGCGAAACCAAGCAGGCCGCCGCGCCCGCGGCCGCGCAACCCGCGCCAACACCCGCAGCGGCGCCCGCTGCCGCGCCCACCCGTTAA
- the ttcA gene encoding tRNA 2-thiocytidine(32) synthetase TtcA has protein sequence MSAVWIEAEPAPARALKIEREAHKLEKRLCRLVGQAIGDYSMIREGDKVMVCLSGGKDSYSLLDILLKLRQRAPVSFDIVAVNLDQKQPGFPEHVLPDYLKALGIPFHIEEQDTYSIVKDKIPEGKTMCSLCSRLRRGILYRVADELGATKIALGHHRDDMLQTFFLNMFFGGKLKGMPPKLVSDDGKHVVIRPLAYVPEKDLVRWAEHRQFPIIPCTLCGSQENLQRKQVGAMLREWAKKHPGRLENMANALQNVVPSHLADGTLYDFRGLTATGVASEDGDKAFDAEDFGTPPVLPGLSVVKL, from the coding sequence ATGTCCGCTGTCTGGATCGAAGCCGAACCCGCCCCCGCCCGCGCGTTGAAGATCGAGCGCGAGGCGCACAAGCTCGAAAAGCGCCTGTGCCGCCTGGTCGGCCAGGCCATCGGCGACTACTCGATGATCCGGGAGGGCGACAAGGTGATGGTGTGCCTGTCCGGCGGCAAGGACAGCTACTCGCTTCTGGACATCCTGCTCAAGCTGCGCCAGCGCGCGCCGGTGTCGTTCGACATCGTGGCGGTCAACCTCGACCAGAAGCAGCCCGGCTTCCCGGAGCATGTGCTGCCCGACTACCTCAAGGCCCTGGGCATCCCGTTCCACATCGAGGAGCAGGACACCTATTCGATCGTCAAGGACAAGATCCCCGAGGGCAAGACCATGTGCAGCCTGTGCTCGCGGCTGCGGCGCGGCATCCTGTACCGCGTGGCCGATGAGCTGGGCGCCACAAAGATTGCGCTGGGGCATCACCGCGACGACATGCTGCAGACGTTCTTCCTGAACATGTTCTTCGGCGGCAAGTTGAAGGGCATGCCGCCCAAGCTGGTGAGCGACGACGGCAAGCACGTCGTCATCCGCCCCCTCGCCTACGTGCCGGAAAAGGACCTGGTGCGTTGGGCCGAACACCGGCAGTTCCCGATCATCCCGTGCACCCTGTGCGGCAGCCAGGAGAACCTGCAGCGCAAGCAGGTCGGCGCGATGCTGCGCGAATGGGCGAAGAAGCACCCGGGCCGCCTGGAGAACATGGCCAACGCGTTACAGAACGTTGTGCCTTCCCACCTGGCGGACGGAACGCTCTACGATTTCAGGGGTCTGACCGCCACGGGCGTGGCGAGCGAAGACGGCGACAAGGCTTTCGATGCGGAGGACTTCGGTACGCCGCCGGTCTTGCCGGGCCTGTCGGTCGTCAAGCTCTGA
- a CDS encoding MFS transporter, with the protein MPTAPTLPERLDRLPWSRWHWRVVMALGVAWMLDGLEVTIVGSVGSVLQRSDTLGLSTVEVGWAGSLYVGGAVLGALVFGRLADRLGRKRLFLWTLAIYMAATVATAFSGGFASFGFWRFVTGFGIGGEYAAINSAIDELIPARVRGRVSLAINGSFWIGAALGALLSLGLLDARILGPQLGWRVGFLLGAVLALAILLVRRHVPESPRWLLTQGRVQEAERIVADIEAAAGVRSPEPAREASVDRPPSALPTLRQVAQVLVRRYPHRSAVVLALMVSQAFFYNAIFFTYSLVLTRFYGVDEARVGLFIVPFAVGNVLGPLVLGPLFDRLGRRRMITATYALSGVALAATGVGFLVGALDATTQTLAWSAVFFLASAAASSAYLTVSEVFPLEMRALAISLFYAVGTGIGGFAAPALFGMLVASGSRVNVFAGYLFGAVLVLVAAAIAWRHAVDAERKPLEEVAPPLGLSRDAG; encoded by the coding sequence GTGCCCACCGCTCCCACCCTTCCCGAGCGGCTCGACCGCCTGCCGTGGTCGCGCTGGCACTGGCGCGTGGTGATGGCGCTCGGCGTCGCGTGGATGCTCGATGGCCTCGAAGTCACGATCGTCGGCTCGGTGGGCAGCGTGCTGCAGCGGTCCGACACGCTGGGGCTGAGCACGGTGGAAGTCGGCTGGGCCGGATCGCTCTACGTCGGTGGCGCGGTGCTGGGCGCACTGGTGTTCGGCCGGCTGGCGGACCGGCTTGGCCGCAAGCGGCTGTTCCTCTGGACGCTGGCGATCTACATGGCCGCCACGGTGGCCACGGCTTTCAGCGGCGGCTTCGCTTCATTCGGCTTCTGGCGCTTCGTCACCGGTTTCGGGATCGGCGGGGAATACGCGGCCATCAACTCCGCCATCGACGAGCTGATCCCGGCCCGCGTTCGCGGCCGCGTCAGCCTCGCGATCAACGGCAGCTTCTGGATCGGCGCGGCGCTCGGTGCGCTGCTGAGCCTGGGGCTGCTGGATGCGCGCATCCTCGGTCCGCAATTGGGCTGGCGCGTTGGCTTCCTGCTCGGGGCGGTGCTGGCGCTCGCCATCCTGCTGGTGCGGCGCCACGTGCCCGAAAGCCCGCGCTGGCTGCTGACGCAGGGGCGCGTGCAGGAAGCCGAACGCATCGTCGCGGACATCGAAGCGGCCGCCGGGGTGCGGTCACCGGAACCGGCGCGTGAAGCATCCGTCGACCGGCCGCCTTCCGCACTTCCGACGCTGCGCCAGGTCGCGCAGGTGCTCGTGCGCCGCTATCCGCACCGCAGCGCCGTCGTCCTGGCGCTGATGGTGTCGCAGGCCTTCTTCTACAACGCCATCTTCTTCACCTACTCGCTGGTGCTCACGCGCTTCTACGGAGTCGACGAAGCGCGCGTCGGGCTGTTCATCGTCCCGTTCGCGGTGGGCAACGTGCTCGGCCCGCTGGTGCTCGGACCGCTGTTCGACCGGCTGGGGCGCCGCCGCATGATCACGGCGACCTATGCCCTGTCCGGCGTTGCGCTCGCGGCCACCGGCGTCGGGTTCCTGGTCGGCGCGCTCGATGCGACGACGCAGACGCTCGCCTGGTCGGCCGTGTTCTTCCTCGCTTCCGCCGCGGCCAGTTCCGCCTACCTCACGGTGAGCGAAGTGTTCCCGCTGGAGATGCGGGCGCTGGCGATCTCGCTCTTCTATGCCGTGGGCACCGGCATCGGCGGCTTCGCGGCGCCGGCGCTCTTCGGAATGCTGGTCGCGAGCGGCAGCCGGGTGAACGTGTTCGCGGGATATCTCTTCGGCGCAGTGCTGGTGCTGGTCGCCGCGGCGATCGCGTGGCGGCATGCGGTCGATGCGGAGCGAAAGCCGCTGGAGGAAGTGGCGCCGCCGCTGGGGCTCAGCCGGGACGCAGGGTGA
- a CDS encoding GFA family protein, producing MVKSTLALSGGCHCGQVRYEANGQPYHATVCHCTDCRRVSGAPMLAWFTVRAGEFRFVQGTPQRYRSSGKASRTFCGACGTPLTYQLDGADEIDVTICSLDEPEAVPPTDHTFGRSRLHWAEDLESLPVHVTLRPG from the coding sequence ATGGTGAAGTCCACACTCGCCCTGAGCGGCGGCTGCCACTGCGGCCAGGTGCGCTACGAAGCAAACGGCCAGCCGTACCACGCAACTGTCTGCCATTGCACCGACTGCCGCCGCGTGAGCGGCGCGCCGATGCTCGCGTGGTTCACCGTTCGCGCGGGCGAGTTCCGGTTCGTGCAGGGCACGCCGCAGCGCTATCGCTCCAGCGGCAAGGCGTCGCGCACGTTCTGCGGCGCATGTGGCACGCCGTTGACGTACCAGCTCGATGGCGCCGACGAGATCGACGTGACGATCTGCAGCCTGGACGAACCCGAGGCGGTGCCGCCAACGGACCACACCTTCGGCCGAAGCCGGCTGCACTGGGCCGAGGACCTGGAGAGCCTGCCGGTGCACGTCACCCTGCGTCCCGGCTGA
- a CDS encoding dihydroneopterin aldolase, translating to MAKAAGTQILTLTGLRFDANLGILEHEKGAPQPIQVDAELNLGTQPLLPRDDDILHVLDYRKVRRIIIDECTAEHVNLLESLIGKLAHRLMQLPGVLGVRVMIVKLEIFDDCEVAIRVETGQW from the coding sequence ATGGCCAAGGCCGCCGGCACGCAGATCCTCACCCTCACCGGGCTGCGCTTTGACGCCAACCTGGGCATCCTGGAGCACGAGAAGGGCGCGCCGCAACCGATCCAGGTCGATGCCGAACTCAACCTCGGCACCCAGCCCCTGCTGCCGCGCGACGACGACATCCTGCACGTGCTGGACTACCGCAAGGTGCGCCGCATCATCATCGACGAGTGCACCGCGGAGCACGTGAACCTGCTGGAGAGCCTGATCGGCAAGCTGGCGCACCGGCTGATGCAACTGCCCGGCGTGCTGGGCGTGCGGGTGATGATCGTGAAGCTGGAAATCTTCGACGACTGCGAAGTCGCCATACGGGTGGAGACCGGCCAATGGTGA
- a CDS encoding SDR family oxidoreductase: MNTTARPRTALVTGAGRRLGREIALALASAGWQVAVHYRRSAVEAQQTVADCEARGAVGSRFAAFAADLSREDEVRALLPAVVSQLGPVDAVVNNASLFEHDSADSFDYARLQSHLLANTAAPVVLAQALHRHVQERSGEGVVVNLLDQKLWNPNPDFFSYTLSKAALEAATTLLAQALAPELRVVGVAPGLTLTSHMLSQEKFERLHRLSPLGRSSTAEDVAGAVRFALENRSITGTTLLVDGGQHLMKFDRDFSLM; this comes from the coding sequence GTGAACACGACCGCTCGCCCCCGCACCGCCCTGGTCACCGGCGCCGGCCGCCGGCTGGGCCGCGAGATCGCGCTCGCGCTGGCCTCTGCGGGCTGGCAGGTGGCGGTGCACTACCGGCGCTCGGCGGTGGAGGCGCAGCAGACGGTGGCGGACTGTGAAGCGCGAGGAGCCGTGGGATCGCGCTTCGCGGCGTTCGCCGCGGACCTGTCGCGCGAGGATGAAGTGCGCGCACTGCTGCCCGCGGTGGTCTCGCAGCTCGGTCCCGTCGACGCCGTGGTCAACAACGCATCGCTCTTCGAGCACGACAGCGCAGACAGCTTCGATTACGCCCGGCTGCAATCGCACCTGCTCGCCAACACGGCGGCGCCCGTGGTGCTGGCGCAGGCGCTGCACCGCCATGTGCAGGAGCGTTCGGGCGAAGGCGTGGTCGTGAACCTGCTGGACCAGAAACTGTGGAACCCGAATCCGGATTTCTTCAGCTACACACTGTCGAAGGCTGCGCTCGAAGCGGCCACGACGCTGCTCGCGCAGGCGCTCGCGCCGGAGCTTCGCGTCGTGGGCGTGGCGCCCGGGCTCACGCTCACCAGCCACATGCTGTCGCAGGAGAAGTTCGAGCGGCTGCACCGGCTGTCGCCGCTCGGGCGCTCGTCCACCGCGGAAGACGTCGCCGGGGCGGTGCGCTTCGCGCTGGAGAACCGCTCCATCACCGGCACCACGCTGCTGGTGGACGGCGGCCAGCACCTGATGAAGTTCGACCGCGACTTCTCGCTGATGTGA
- a CDS encoding class I SAM-dependent methyltransferase, protein MNPQAGSVTSALGALIAQAISRGGGWLPFDRFMALALYAPGLGYYSNASRKFGAMPSSGSDFVTAPELTPLFGRALARQLQQALEASGTDDVWEFGAGSGALGEQLLGALGDRVRAYTIVDLSGSLRERQRNRLAGFGDKVRWVDELPEQIRGVIVGNEVLDAMPVKLLQRRSGAWHERGVVATNGGFRFEDRATDLRPPVEIEGTHDYLTEIHPQARAFIRTLADRLEAGAAFFLDYGFPEREYWHAQRHMGTLMCHRGHLADPDPLADVGEKDITAHVDFTGIAVAAQESGLNLLGYTSQAHFLFNCGLLELAGGASPRENAAMQKLVNEHEMGELFKVIGFAKGGYWDAIGFARGDRTDRL, encoded by the coding sequence GTGAATCCCCAAGCAGGCAGTGTAACGAGCGCCCTCGGCGCGCTGATCGCCCAGGCCATCTCCCGCGGGGGCGGATGGCTTCCGTTCGACCGCTTCATGGCGCTGGCGCTGTACGCGCCCGGCCTGGGCTACTACTCGAACGCCTCGCGCAAGTTCGGCGCGATGCCGTCGTCGGGCAGCGATTTCGTCACCGCGCCGGAGCTGACGCCGCTGTTCGGCCGGGCTCTTGCGCGGCAGCTGCAGCAGGCGCTCGAGGCTTCGGGCACCGATGACGTCTGGGAGTTCGGCGCCGGCTCCGGTGCGCTGGGGGAGCAACTGCTCGGCGCACTTGGTGATCGCGTGCGCGCCTACACCATCGTCGATCTCTCCGGCAGCCTTCGGGAGCGCCAGCGCAATCGGCTGGCCGGCTTCGGCGACAAGGTGCGCTGGGTCGACGAACTCCCGGAACAGATTCGCGGGGTGATCGTCGGCAACGAGGTGCTCGACGCGATGCCGGTGAAGCTGCTGCAGCGCCGCTCGGGCGCGTGGCACGAGCGCGGCGTTGTCGCGACCAACGGTGGCTTCCGGTTCGAGGACCGCGCGACGGATCTGCGGCCACCGGTCGAGATCGAGGGCACGCACGATTACCTCACCGAGATCCACCCGCAGGCCCGGGCCTTCATCCGCACGCTGGCGGACCGGCTCGAGGCCGGGGCCGCCTTCTTCCTCGACTACGGGTTTCCGGAGCGCGAGTACTGGCATGCGCAGCGCCACATGGGCACGCTGATGTGCCACCGCGGCCACCTGGCAGATCCCGATCCGCTGGCCGACGTGGGCGAGAAGGACATCACGGCCCACGTCGATTTCACCGGCATCGCGGTGGCCGCGCAGGAGTCCGGCTTGAACCTGCTGGGCTACACCAGCCAGGCGCATTTCCTCTTCAACTGCGGATTGCTGGAGCTGGCGGGCGGCGCATCGCCGCGCGAGAACGCGGCGATGCAGAAGCTGGTGAACGAACATGAGATGGGCGAGCTGTTCAAGGTCATCGGCTTTGCGAAGGGCGGTTACTGGGACGCGATCGGCTTCGCCCGCGGCGACCGCACGGACCGGCTCTGA
- a CDS encoding DUF2905 domain-containing protein, protein MIRWFLVVFLALMLISWLTPLLQRLGFGKLPGDLRFRLFGREWFVPLASTLLLSMLAAGIARLI, encoded by the coding sequence ATGATCCGCTGGTTCCTCGTCGTCTTCCTCGCCCTGATGCTGATCAGCTGGCTGACTCCGCTGCTGCAGCGCCTGGGCTTCGGCAAGCTGCCGGGCGACCTGCGCTTCAGGTTGTTCGGCCGCGAGTGGTTCGTGCCGCTCGCCTCCACCCTGCTGCTCAGCATGCTTGCCGCCGGCATCGCCCGGCTGATCTGA
- a CDS encoding ROK family protein produces the protein MKACIDIGGTKVAVSLNDGAGLELIARRSEPTAKTGNNDALAVQLLRMVDEACAEAGVPAEHVQCAGVSSCGPFVVVGGRIELAAPNICGGIAGGGRGLPNDWMTALLEAPLAQRFRQLRIENDCVAALEAERRWGALQGVDDCAYVTWSTGIGTGLCVDGRVLRGKNGNAGHAGHMFVSDNDQALCGCGNLGDLEALVAGSSVEQRFGADSATLLQRAKGGDAAAIAIVDDLCRVLGRGLYNLVVTLDLRRISLGGSVFWHNREYLLPRLRPHVAEHMEPLTAGCELVPAGLENRVGDYAALALIA, from the coding sequence ATGAAAGCCTGCATCGACATCGGCGGCACCAAGGTGGCCGTCAGCCTGAACGACGGCGCCGGCCTGGAGCTGATCGCGCGGCGGAGCGAGCCCACCGCGAAGACAGGAAACAACGACGCGCTGGCCGTCCAGTTGCTGCGGATGGTCGACGAGGCCTGTGCCGAGGCCGGCGTGCCGGCTGAGCACGTGCAATGCGCGGGCGTGTCCTCCTGCGGGCCGTTCGTGGTGGTGGGCGGGCGCATCGAACTGGCCGCGCCCAACATCTGCGGCGGCATCGCCGGCGGCGGGCGCGGGCTGCCGAACGACTGGATGACGGCGCTGCTCGAAGCACCGCTGGCGCAGCGCTTTCGCCAGCTGCGCATCGAGAACGACTGCGTGGCCGCGCTCGAAGCCGAGAGGCGCTGGGGCGCGCTGCAGGGCGTGGACGACTGCGCCTACGTCACGTGGAGCACCGGCATCGGCACCGGCCTGTGCGTCGACGGGCGCGTGCTGCGCGGCAAGAACGGCAACGCGGGGCATGCGGGTCACATGTTCGTGAGCGACAACGACCAGGCGCTGTGCGGCTGCGGGAACCTCGGCGACCTCGAAGCGCTGGTGGCGGGATCCTCGGTGGAGCAGCGCTTCGGCGCCGACTCCGCGACGCTGCTGCAGCGGGCGAAGGGCGGCGATGCCGCTGCGATCGCGATCGTCGACGACCTTTGCCGGGTGCTGGGGCGGGGCCTCTACAACCTGGTGGTCACGCTGGACCTGCGCCGCATCAGCCTGGGCGGCAGCGTGTTCTGGCACAACCGCGAGTACCTGCTGCCGCGCCTGCGGCCGCATGTGGCGGAGCACATGGAGCCGCTGACGGCGGGATGCGAACTGGTTCCGGCGGGTCTGGAGAACCGCGTGGGCGATTACGCCGCGCTGGCGCTGATCGCGTAG
- a CDS encoding multifunctional CCA addition/repair protein gives MQTYMVGGAVRDALLGLPVNDRDWVVVGATPEEMVMAGYLPVGRDFPVFLHPETREEYALARTERKTGRGYHGFAFHAEPGVTLEEDLARRDLTINAMAQDGHGRLIDPFGGQMDLRARVLRHVTDAFREDPVRILRLARFAARFADFSVAPETLELMRAMVEAGEADALVPERVWQELSRGLMEHRPSRMFEVLRECGALERLLPEVDRLWGVPQRVEYHPEVDTGVHLMMVLDMSARLQAGLPVRFACLTHDLGKGTTPESVLPKHIGHEERSARLLKKVSQRLRVPVECNELADVVAREHGNIHRSSEFGAAAVVRLLERCDAFRKPQRFADVLLACECDARGRLGLEEREYAQKARLLGALRAAQQVSTSDIAAAAHAQGVAGPRVGELIHQARVEAVAGYLMTFPSPSGGG, from the coding sequence ATGCAGACGTACATGGTGGGTGGAGCGGTCCGCGATGCGCTGCTGGGGCTGCCGGTGAACGACCGCGACTGGGTCGTCGTCGGCGCCACGCCGGAGGAGATGGTCATGGCGGGCTACCTGCCCGTCGGCCGCGACTTCCCGGTGTTCCTGCATCCCGAGACGCGCGAGGAATACGCGCTCGCGCGCACCGAGCGCAAGACCGGGCGCGGCTACCACGGGTTCGCCTTTCACGCCGAGCCGGGCGTCACGCTCGAAGAGGACCTGGCGCGGCGCGACCTCACGATCAACGCCATGGCGCAGGACGGCCACGGCCGGCTGATCGATCCCTTCGGCGGCCAGATGGACCTGCGCGCGCGCGTGCTGCGCCACGTCACCGATGCCTTTCGCGAGGACCCGGTGCGCATCCTGCGGCTGGCGCGGTTCGCTGCGCGCTTCGCCGACTTCAGCGTGGCGCCCGAGACGCTGGAGCTGATGCGCGCGATGGTGGAAGCCGGCGAAGCCGATGCGCTGGTGCCCGAGCGGGTGTGGCAGGAGCTTTCGCGCGGGCTGATGGAGCACCGGCCCTCGCGCATGTTCGAAGTGCTGCGCGAATGCGGCGCGCTCGAGCGGCTGCTGCCCGAGGTCGATCGCCTCTGGGGCGTGCCGCAGCGCGTCGAGTACCACCCGGAGGTCGACACCGGCGTGCACCTGATGATGGTGCTGGACATGAGCGCGCGTCTGCAGGCCGGCCTGCCGGTGCGCTTCGCCTGCCTCACGCACGACCTGGGCAAGGGCACGACGCCGGAGTCGGTGCTGCCCAAGCACATCGGCCATGAGGAGCGCAGCGCGCGCTTGCTGAAGAAAGTGTCGCAGCGGCTGCGCGTGCCGGTCGAATGCAACGAGCTCGCGGACGTGGTCGCGCGCGAGCACGGGAACATCCACCGCAGCAGTGAGTTCGGCGCGGCTGCCGTGGTGCGGCTGCTGGAGCGCTGCGACGCGTTCCGCAAGCCGCAGCGGTTCGCGGACGTGCTGCTGGCGTGCGAATGCGATGCGCGCGGGCGGCTCGGGCTGGAGGAGCGCGAGTACGCGCAGAAGGCGCGGTTGCTGGGTGCGCTGCGCGCGGCGCAGCAGGTGAGCACGAGTGACATTGCCGCGGCGGCGCATGCGCAGGGAGTGGCGGGACCGCGGGTGGGGGAGTTGATTCACCAGGCGCGGGTGGAGGCGGTGGCGGGATACCTGATGACTTTTCCCTCCCCCTCTGGGGGAGGGTAG
- a CDS encoding glutathione S-transferase family protein codes for MLKLYIGNKNYSSWSMRPWVLMRQSGIPFEEVKVRFDSFDTGSQFKQSIAQINPAGKVPVLVDEGLAVWDSLAIAEYLAERFADKQLWPKETRARARARSACAEMHSGFSALRNHCPMNIEACLPQIGALVWRDQPGVRGDVQRIVAMWSELLQQHGGPMLFGEFSIADAFYAPVCMRLRNYALPVPGPITDYIRRICALPGVKAWIDDALAEKDFVPFDEPYRTAR; via the coding sequence CCTCCTGGTCGATGCGCCCGTGGGTGCTGATGCGTCAGTCGGGCATCCCGTTCGAGGAGGTGAAGGTCCGCTTCGACTCGTTCGACACCGGGTCGCAGTTCAAGCAGTCCATCGCGCAGATCAATCCGGCCGGGAAGGTGCCGGTGCTGGTCGACGAGGGCCTGGCCGTGTGGGACTCGCTGGCCATCGCGGAGTACCTCGCGGAGCGCTTTGCGGACAAGCAACTCTGGCCGAAGGAGACCCGGGCCCGCGCCCGGGCCCGCAGCGCCTGCGCCGAGATGCACTCGGGCTTCTCCGCGCTGCGCAACCACTGCCCGATGAACATCGAGGCCTGCCTGCCGCAGATCGGCGCGCTGGTGTGGCGCGACCAGCCGGGCGTGCGCGGCGACGTGCAGCGCATCGTGGCCATGTGGAGCGAGTTGCTGCAGCAGCACGGCGGGCCGATGCTGTTCGGCGAGTTCAGCATCGCCGATGCGTTCTACGCGCCGGTGTGCATGCGGCTGCGCAACTACGCGCTGCCCGTGCCCGGCCCCATCACCGACTACATCCGCCGCATCTGCGCCCTGCCGGGCGTGAAGGCCTGGATCGACGACGCGCTGGCGGAGAAGGACTTCGTGCCGTTCGACGAGCCCTACCGCACGGCGCGATAA